In Phyllopteryx taeniolatus isolate TA_2022b chromosome 1, UOR_Ptae_1.2, whole genome shotgun sequence, the following proteins share a genomic window:
- the LOC133477289 gene encoding rho GTPase-activating protein 4-like isoform X3: MASHVKFRKDKVGVLDYDTQIKEVRCQLVEQLKVMDVQLEQKSQHLHDFADYLRRRSEIESEYSRSLEKLAERFTNRIKRKEASGHSVAQMWLALLSHTRQESKDHNQLSDDCSAFLIQPLYRCLEYTQRLAKKSKDICTQLQDGLLKAWRTYSHYHADYLCADAKLKEAEKQEEKQKQHAKKLERLIEKRQGKVQDIYLKCSKARNDYLLNLAAANASMKKYYLRDISTLMDCADVGYHLSLGRAMRAYLSGRRQVQQNLSFGLQLLQDSVSGLDQGQDRDCLLQDHRVAFCLPLGFPYQPHDGDQLSEISAESKMRCELETRFKQIQTRLRAVAEETQEIECIHCPSSAHVQTNHLNPASPTFQVCALPLMSSSLILANRSMSAALSSFLETLADMDSEPNDSQEDGAETPLPRPNVARRRANQQEMENLYLTRVKEFLVGTSLESKLQAKHDLLKVAVEKGQASNRNLARSLALAVMDDQSLHFPLSLNSRNGKSARVPKTPSSGEGLLHNPKLFSGDMLSFMQASGRQIPAVVESCIRFINLNGLHHEGIFRVSGSQVEVNKLRDAFERGGDPLAEHESDLDSVAGVLKMYFRDLKNPLFPAESLSQLLDYAHIKKDGERADQLKSVIRSFPEPLIVVMRYLFAFLHHVSQYSDENMMQPYNLAVCFGPSLVRGSGDERRDGRDAVALQPQINALIESLIVRHESVFPGQSELRGPVYEKCMTAEQDDCEPNAEEGDGEADVCKVAEVEAGHPVNRSNSATGAQQKPTEVSKAAKSGPADHRRTASGPAGGSVLLCGAKAALQIPTGPHGRPRRIHSPGFARREQMHVSPEDVVKVDKEVCRQMDSVFKELVSKHALLEPSSSSPGGPKERRA; encoded by the exons ATGGCTTCCCACGTGAAGTTCAGGAAGGACAAGGTCGGCGTGCTGGACTACGACACACAAATTAAGG AGGTTCGCTGTCAGCTGGTGGAGCAACTGAAAGTGATGGACGTGCAGCTGGAGCAGAAGAGCCAACATCTGCACGACTTTGCCGACTACCTGCGACGGCGAAGCGAGATCGAGAGCGAGTACTCGCGATCCCTGGAAAAACTGGCTGAAAGGTTCACAAACAGGATTAAGAG GAAGGAGGCGAGCGGTCACTCTGTGGCCCAGATGTGGTTGGCGCTGCTGTCGCACACGCGCCAGGAGAGTAAAGACCACAACCAGCTGAGTGACGACTGCTCCGCTTTCCTCATCCAGCCGCTCTACCGTTGCCTGGAGTACACCCAAAGACTGGCCAAGAAG AGTAAAGACATCTGCACGCAGCTTCAGGACGGCCTGCTCAAG GCGTGGCGAACGTATTCCCACTACCACGCCGACTACCTGTGCGCAGACGCCAAGTTAAAGGAGGCTGAGAAACAGGAGGAAAAGCAGAAGCAACACGCCAAGAAACTGGAGAGGCTCATTGAGAAG CGGCAAGGAAAGGTTCAAGATATTTACTTGAAGTGCAGCAAGGCCAGAAATGATTATCTGCTCAACTTGGCTGCTGCCAACGCTTCCATGAAGAAGTACTACCTCCGAGACATCTCCACCCTCATGGAT TGTGCGGATGTGGGCTACCACCTGTCTCTGGGCCGAGCGATGCGAGCCTATCTGTCCGGTCGGCGCCAGGTCCAGCAGAACTTGAGCTTTGGCCTGCAGCTTCTCCAGGACTCTGTGTCCGGGCTGGACCAGGGCCAGGACCGAGACTGCCTCCTGCAGGACCACCGCGTCGCCTTTTGTTTGCCCCTTGGCTTCCCCTACCAGCCTCACGATGGAGACCAG CTTTCTGAGATTAGCGCAGAGAGCAAGATGCGGTGTGAGCTGGAGACCAGATTCAAACAGATCCAGACCAGGCTGAGAGCAGTGGCGGAGGAAACGCAGGAG ATAGAATGCATCCACTGTCCCTCCTCTGCACACGTCCAAACCAACCACCTCAACCCGGCCTCTCCAACCTTTCAAGTCTGCGCTCTTCCTCTGATGAGCTCGTCCCTGATCCTG GCGAACAGGAGCATGTCAGCAGCCTTGTCTTCTTTCCTTGAAACATTGGCCGACATGGACTCTGAGCCGAACGACAGCCAGGAAGACGGCGCTGAGACCCCGCTACCCCGGCCCAACGTGGCTCGCCGCAGAGCTAACCAGCAAGAAATGGAGAACCTCTACCTcact AGAGTCAAAGAGTTCCTGGTCGGCACCTCTTTGGAGTCCAAGCTACAAGCCAAACATGACCTGCTGAAAGTGGCCGTGGAAAAAG GACAAGCATCAAATAGAAATCTGGCAAG ATCACTGGCGTTGGCGGTGATGGATGACCAAAGCCTtcattttcctctctctctcaatagTCGCAATGGAAAGTCTGCACGTGTTCCAAAAACTCCCTCCAGCGGCGAGGGTTTATTGCACAACCCCAAACTTTTCAGCGGTGACATGCTGTCCTTCATGCAG GCGTCAGGCCGTCAGATTCCAGCTGTGGTGGAAAGTTGCATCCGCTTCATCAATCTCAACG GCCTCCACCACGAAGGCATTTTCAGGGTGTCGGGCTCTCAGGTGGAAgtcaacaaattgagggatgcATTTGAGCGAG GAGGAGACCCTCTGGCCGAGCACGAATCCGACCTGGATTCTGTTGCAGGCGTGCTCAAGATGTATTTTCGAGATTTGAAGAATCCCCTTTTCCCTGCAGAGAGTCTCAGTCAGCTGCTGGACTACGCCC ACATAAAAAAGGATGGCGAGAGGGCCGATCAACTGAAAAGTGTCATCCGGTCCTTCCCCGAGCCGCTAATTGTCGTCATGAGATACCTCTTCGCTTTTCTCCATCA CGTGTCCCAGTACAGCGACGAGAACATGATGCAGCCGTACAACCTGGCCGTGTGCTTCGGTCCCAGCCTGGTCCGAGGGAGCGGGGACGAGCGGCGGGACGGGCGGGACGCAGTCGCCTTGCAGCCGCAGATCAACGCCCTGATCGAGAGCTTGATCGTCCGGCACGAGAGCGTCTTCCCCGGTCAGAGCGAGTTGCGAGGTCCCGTGTACGAGAAGTGCATGACGGCAGAACAAGATGACTG TGAGCCAAATGCGGAGGAAGGGGACGGCGAGGCAGACGTCTGCAAAGTTG CAGAGGTGGAAGCGGGACACCCGGTCAATCGCAGTAACTCGGCCACGGGAGCCCAGCAGAAACCGACCGAGGTTTCTAAAGCCGCCAAGAGCGGACCGGCGGACCATCGCAGGACCGCGTCGGGACCGGCCGGAGGCAGCGTCCTCTTGTGCGGGGCAAAGGCTGCCCTCCAGATTCCCACCGGGCCCCATGGCCGACCGAGGAGGATCCACTCTCCCGGTTTTGCCCGTAGAGA ACAGATGCACGTCTCCCCTGAGGATGTCGTCAAAGTCGACAAG GAGGTGTGTCGCCAGATGGACTCGGTCTTCAAAGAGCTCGTCTCCAAGCACGCGCTGCTAgagccctcctcttcctctccaggCGGCCCGAAAGAGAGGAGGGCGTGA
- the LOC133477289 gene encoding rho GTPase-activating protein 4-like isoform X2, with the protein MASHVKFRKDKVGVLDYDTQIKEVRCQLVEQLKVMDVQLEQKSQHLHDFADYLRRRSEIESEYSRSLEKLAERFTNRIKRKEASGHSVAQMWLALLSHTRQESKDHNQLSDDCSAFLIQPLYRCLEYTQRLAKKSKDICTQLQDGLLKVTAALQTAWRTYSHYHADYLCADAKLKEAEKQEEKQKQHAKKLERLIEKRQGKVQDIYLKCSKARNDYLLNLAAANASMKKYYLRDISTLMDCADVGYHLSLGRAMRAYLSGRRQVQQNLSFGLQLLQDSVSGLDQGQDRDCLLQDHRVAFCLPLGFPYQPHDGDQLSEISAESKMRCELETRFKQIQTRLRAVAEETQEIECIHCPSSAHVQTNHLNPASPTFQVCALPLMSSSLILANRSMSAALSSFLETLADMDSEPNDSQEDGAETPLPRPNVARRRANQQEMENLYLTRVKEFLVGTSLESKLQAKHDLLKVAVEKGQASNRNLARSLALAVMDDQSLHFPLSLNSRNGKSARVPKTPSSGEGLLHNPKLFSGDMLSFMQASGRQIPAVVESCIRFINLNGLHHEGIFRVSGSQVEVNKLRDAFERGGDPLAEHESDLDSVAGVLKMYFRDLKNPLFPAESLSQLLDYAHIKKDGERADQLKSVIRSFPEPLIVVMRYLFAFLHHVSQYSDENMMQPYNLAVCFGPSLVRGSGDERRDGRDAVALQPQINALIESLIVRHESVFPGQSELRGPVYEKCMTAEQDDCEPNAEEGDGEADVCKVEVEAGHPVNRSNSATGAQQKPTEVSKAAKSGPADHRRTASGPAGGSVLLCGAKAALQIPTGPHGRPRRIHSPGFARREQMHVSPEDVVKVDKEVCRQMDSVFKELVSKHALLEPSSSSPGGPKERRA; encoded by the exons ATGGCTTCCCACGTGAAGTTCAGGAAGGACAAGGTCGGCGTGCTGGACTACGACACACAAATTAAGG AGGTTCGCTGTCAGCTGGTGGAGCAACTGAAAGTGATGGACGTGCAGCTGGAGCAGAAGAGCCAACATCTGCACGACTTTGCCGACTACCTGCGACGGCGAAGCGAGATCGAGAGCGAGTACTCGCGATCCCTGGAAAAACTGGCTGAAAGGTTCACAAACAGGATTAAGAG GAAGGAGGCGAGCGGTCACTCTGTGGCCCAGATGTGGTTGGCGCTGCTGTCGCACACGCGCCAGGAGAGTAAAGACCACAACCAGCTGAGTGACGACTGCTCCGCTTTCCTCATCCAGCCGCTCTACCGTTGCCTGGAGTACACCCAAAGACTGGCCAAGAAG AGTAAAGACATCTGCACGCAGCTTCAGGACGGCCTGCTCAAGGTGACCGCGGCGCTTCAGACC GCGTGGCGAACGTATTCCCACTACCACGCCGACTACCTGTGCGCAGACGCCAAGTTAAAGGAGGCTGAGAAACAGGAGGAAAAGCAGAAGCAACACGCCAAGAAACTGGAGAGGCTCATTGAGAAG CGGCAAGGAAAGGTTCAAGATATTTACTTGAAGTGCAGCAAGGCCAGAAATGATTATCTGCTCAACTTGGCTGCTGCCAACGCTTCCATGAAGAAGTACTACCTCCGAGACATCTCCACCCTCATGGAT TGTGCGGATGTGGGCTACCACCTGTCTCTGGGCCGAGCGATGCGAGCCTATCTGTCCGGTCGGCGCCAGGTCCAGCAGAACTTGAGCTTTGGCCTGCAGCTTCTCCAGGACTCTGTGTCCGGGCTGGACCAGGGCCAGGACCGAGACTGCCTCCTGCAGGACCACCGCGTCGCCTTTTGTTTGCCCCTTGGCTTCCCCTACCAGCCTCACGATGGAGACCAG CTTTCTGAGATTAGCGCAGAGAGCAAGATGCGGTGTGAGCTGGAGACCAGATTCAAACAGATCCAGACCAGGCTGAGAGCAGTGGCGGAGGAAACGCAGGAG ATAGAATGCATCCACTGTCCCTCCTCTGCACACGTCCAAACCAACCACCTCAACCCGGCCTCTCCAACCTTTCAAGTCTGCGCTCTTCCTCTGATGAGCTCGTCCCTGATCCTG GCGAACAGGAGCATGTCAGCAGCCTTGTCTTCTTTCCTTGAAACATTGGCCGACATGGACTCTGAGCCGAACGACAGCCAGGAAGACGGCGCTGAGACCCCGCTACCCCGGCCCAACGTGGCTCGCCGCAGAGCTAACCAGCAAGAAATGGAGAACCTCTACCTcact AGAGTCAAAGAGTTCCTGGTCGGCACCTCTTTGGAGTCCAAGCTACAAGCCAAACATGACCTGCTGAAAGTGGCCGTGGAAAAAG GACAAGCATCAAATAGAAATCTGGCAAG ATCACTGGCGTTGGCGGTGATGGATGACCAAAGCCTtcattttcctctctctctcaatagTCGCAATGGAAAGTCTGCACGTGTTCCAAAAACTCCCTCCAGCGGCGAGGGTTTATTGCACAACCCCAAACTTTTCAGCGGTGACATGCTGTCCTTCATGCAG GCGTCAGGCCGTCAGATTCCAGCTGTGGTGGAAAGTTGCATCCGCTTCATCAATCTCAACG GCCTCCACCACGAAGGCATTTTCAGGGTGTCGGGCTCTCAGGTGGAAgtcaacaaattgagggatgcATTTGAGCGAG GAGGAGACCCTCTGGCCGAGCACGAATCCGACCTGGATTCTGTTGCAGGCGTGCTCAAGATGTATTTTCGAGATTTGAAGAATCCCCTTTTCCCTGCAGAGAGTCTCAGTCAGCTGCTGGACTACGCCC ACATAAAAAAGGATGGCGAGAGGGCCGATCAACTGAAAAGTGTCATCCGGTCCTTCCCCGAGCCGCTAATTGTCGTCATGAGATACCTCTTCGCTTTTCTCCATCA CGTGTCCCAGTACAGCGACGAGAACATGATGCAGCCGTACAACCTGGCCGTGTGCTTCGGTCCCAGCCTGGTCCGAGGGAGCGGGGACGAGCGGCGGGACGGGCGGGACGCAGTCGCCTTGCAGCCGCAGATCAACGCCCTGATCGAGAGCTTGATCGTCCGGCACGAGAGCGTCTTCCCCGGTCAGAGCGAGTTGCGAGGTCCCGTGTACGAGAAGTGCATGACGGCAGAACAAGATGACTG TGAGCCAAATGCGGAGGAAGGGGACGGCGAGGCAGACGTCTGCAAAGTTG AGGTGGAAGCGGGACACCCGGTCAATCGCAGTAACTCGGCCACGGGAGCCCAGCAGAAACCGACCGAGGTTTCTAAAGCCGCCAAGAGCGGACCGGCGGACCATCGCAGGACCGCGTCGGGACCGGCCGGAGGCAGCGTCCTCTTGTGCGGGGCAAAGGCTGCCCTCCAGATTCCCACCGGGCCCCATGGCCGACCGAGGAGGATCCACTCTCCCGGTTTTGCCCGTAGAGA ACAGATGCACGTCTCCCCTGAGGATGTCGTCAAAGTCGACAAG GAGGTGTGTCGCCAGATGGACTCGGTCTTCAAAGAGCTCGTCTCCAAGCACGCGCTGCTAgagccctcctcttcctctccaggCGGCCCGAAAGAGAGGAGGGCGTGA
- the LOC133477289 gene encoding rho GTPase-activating protein 4-like isoform X5, producing the protein MASHVKFRKDKVGVLDYDTQIKEVRCQLVEQLKVMDVQLEQKSQHLHDFADYLRRRSEIESEYSRSLEKLAERFTNRIKRKEASGHSVAQMWLALLSHTRQESKDHNQLSDDCSAFLIQPLYRCLEYTQRLAKKSKDICTQLQDGLLKVTAALQTAWRTYSHYHADYLCADAKLKEAEKQEEKQKQHAKKLERLIEKRQGKVQDIYLKCSKARNDYLLNLAAANASMKKYYLRDISTLMDCADVGYHLSLGRAMRAYLSGRRQVQQNLSFGLQLLQDSVSGLDQGQDRDCLLQDHRVAFCLPLGFPYQPHDGDQLSEISAESKMRCELETRFKQIQTRLRAVAEETQEANRSMSAALSSFLETLADMDSEPNDSQEDGAETPLPRPNVARRRANQQEMENLYLTRVKEFLVGTSLESKLQAKHDLLKVAVEKGQASNRNLARSLALAVMDDQSLHFPLSLNSRNGKSARVPKTPSSGEGLLHNPKLFSGDMLSFMQASGRQIPAVVESCIRFINLNGLHHEGIFRVSGSQVEVNKLRDAFERGGDPLAEHESDLDSVAGVLKMYFRDLKNPLFPAESLSQLLDYAHIKKDGERADQLKSVIRSFPEPLIVVMRYLFAFLHHVSQYSDENMMQPYNLAVCFGPSLVRGSGDERRDGRDAVALQPQINALIESLIVRHESVFPGQSELRGPVYEKCMTAEQDDCEPNAEEGDGEADVCKVAEVEAGHPVNRSNSATGAQQKPTEVSKAAKSGPADHRRTASGPAGGSVLLCGAKAALQIPTGPHGRPRRIHSPGFARREQMHVSPEDVVKVDKEVCRQMDSVFKELVSKHALLEPSSSSPGGPKERRA; encoded by the exons ATGGCTTCCCACGTGAAGTTCAGGAAGGACAAGGTCGGCGTGCTGGACTACGACACACAAATTAAGG AGGTTCGCTGTCAGCTGGTGGAGCAACTGAAAGTGATGGACGTGCAGCTGGAGCAGAAGAGCCAACATCTGCACGACTTTGCCGACTACCTGCGACGGCGAAGCGAGATCGAGAGCGAGTACTCGCGATCCCTGGAAAAACTGGCTGAAAGGTTCACAAACAGGATTAAGAG GAAGGAGGCGAGCGGTCACTCTGTGGCCCAGATGTGGTTGGCGCTGCTGTCGCACACGCGCCAGGAGAGTAAAGACCACAACCAGCTGAGTGACGACTGCTCCGCTTTCCTCATCCAGCCGCTCTACCGTTGCCTGGAGTACACCCAAAGACTGGCCAAGAAG AGTAAAGACATCTGCACGCAGCTTCAGGACGGCCTGCTCAAGGTGACCGCGGCGCTTCAGACC GCGTGGCGAACGTATTCCCACTACCACGCCGACTACCTGTGCGCAGACGCCAAGTTAAAGGAGGCTGAGAAACAGGAGGAAAAGCAGAAGCAACACGCCAAGAAACTGGAGAGGCTCATTGAGAAG CGGCAAGGAAAGGTTCAAGATATTTACTTGAAGTGCAGCAAGGCCAGAAATGATTATCTGCTCAACTTGGCTGCTGCCAACGCTTCCATGAAGAAGTACTACCTCCGAGACATCTCCACCCTCATGGAT TGTGCGGATGTGGGCTACCACCTGTCTCTGGGCCGAGCGATGCGAGCCTATCTGTCCGGTCGGCGCCAGGTCCAGCAGAACTTGAGCTTTGGCCTGCAGCTTCTCCAGGACTCTGTGTCCGGGCTGGACCAGGGCCAGGACCGAGACTGCCTCCTGCAGGACCACCGCGTCGCCTTTTGTTTGCCCCTTGGCTTCCCCTACCAGCCTCACGATGGAGACCAG CTTTCTGAGATTAGCGCAGAGAGCAAGATGCGGTGTGAGCTGGAGACCAGATTCAAACAGATCCAGACCAGGCTGAGAGCAGTGGCGGAGGAAACGCAGGAG GCGAACAGGAGCATGTCAGCAGCCTTGTCTTCTTTCCTTGAAACATTGGCCGACATGGACTCTGAGCCGAACGACAGCCAGGAAGACGGCGCTGAGACCCCGCTACCCCGGCCCAACGTGGCTCGCCGCAGAGCTAACCAGCAAGAAATGGAGAACCTCTACCTcact AGAGTCAAAGAGTTCCTGGTCGGCACCTCTTTGGAGTCCAAGCTACAAGCCAAACATGACCTGCTGAAAGTGGCCGTGGAAAAAG GACAAGCATCAAATAGAAATCTGGCAAG ATCACTGGCGTTGGCGGTGATGGATGACCAAAGCCTtcattttcctctctctctcaatagTCGCAATGGAAAGTCTGCACGTGTTCCAAAAACTCCCTCCAGCGGCGAGGGTTTATTGCACAACCCCAAACTTTTCAGCGGTGACATGCTGTCCTTCATGCAG GCGTCAGGCCGTCAGATTCCAGCTGTGGTGGAAAGTTGCATCCGCTTCATCAATCTCAACG GCCTCCACCACGAAGGCATTTTCAGGGTGTCGGGCTCTCAGGTGGAAgtcaacaaattgagggatgcATTTGAGCGAG GAGGAGACCCTCTGGCCGAGCACGAATCCGACCTGGATTCTGTTGCAGGCGTGCTCAAGATGTATTTTCGAGATTTGAAGAATCCCCTTTTCCCTGCAGAGAGTCTCAGTCAGCTGCTGGACTACGCCC ACATAAAAAAGGATGGCGAGAGGGCCGATCAACTGAAAAGTGTCATCCGGTCCTTCCCCGAGCCGCTAATTGTCGTCATGAGATACCTCTTCGCTTTTCTCCATCA CGTGTCCCAGTACAGCGACGAGAACATGATGCAGCCGTACAACCTGGCCGTGTGCTTCGGTCCCAGCCTGGTCCGAGGGAGCGGGGACGAGCGGCGGGACGGGCGGGACGCAGTCGCCTTGCAGCCGCAGATCAACGCCCTGATCGAGAGCTTGATCGTCCGGCACGAGAGCGTCTTCCCCGGTCAGAGCGAGTTGCGAGGTCCCGTGTACGAGAAGTGCATGACGGCAGAACAAGATGACTG TGAGCCAAATGCGGAGGAAGGGGACGGCGAGGCAGACGTCTGCAAAGTTG CAGAGGTGGAAGCGGGACACCCGGTCAATCGCAGTAACTCGGCCACGGGAGCCCAGCAGAAACCGACCGAGGTTTCTAAAGCCGCCAAGAGCGGACCGGCGGACCATCGCAGGACCGCGTCGGGACCGGCCGGAGGCAGCGTCCTCTTGTGCGGGGCAAAGGCTGCCCTCCAGATTCCCACCGGGCCCCATGGCCGACCGAGGAGGATCCACTCTCCCGGTTTTGCCCGTAGAGA ACAGATGCACGTCTCCCCTGAGGATGTCGTCAAAGTCGACAAG GAGGTGTGTCGCCAGATGGACTCGGTCTTCAAAGAGCTCGTCTCCAAGCACGCGCTGCTAgagccctcctcttcctctccaggCGGCCCGAAAGAGAGGAGGGCGTGA
- the LOC133477289 gene encoding rho GTPase-activating protein 4-like isoform X6: protein MASHVKFRKDKVGVLDYDTQIKEVRCQLVEQLKVMDVQLEQKSQHLHDFADYLRRRSEIESEYSRSLEKLAERFTNRIKRKEASGHSVAQMWLALLSHTRQESKDHNQLSDDCSAFLIQPLYRCLEYTQRLAKKSKDICTQLQDGLLKVTAALQTAWRTYSHYHADYLCADAKLKEAEKQEEKQKQHAKKLERLIEKRQGKVQDIYLKCSKARNDYLLNLAAANASMKKYYLRDISTLMDCADVGYHLSLGRAMRAYLSGRRQVQQNLSFGLQLLQDSVSGLDQGQDRDCLLQDHRVAFCLPLGFPYQPHDGDQLSEISAESKMRCELETRFKQIQTRLRAVAEETQEANRSMSAALSSFLETLADMDSEPNDSQEDGAETPLPRPNVARRRANQQEMENLYLTRVKEFLVGTSLESKLQAKHDLLKVAVEKGQASNRNLASRNGKSARVPKTPSSGEGLLHNPKLFSGDMLSFMQASGRQIPAVVESCIRFINLNGLHHEGIFRVSGSQVEVNKLRDAFERGGDPLAEHESDLDSVAGVLKMYFRDLKNPLFPAESLSQLLDYAHIKKDGERADQLKSVIRSFPEPLIVVMRYLFAFLHHVSQYSDENMMQPYNLAVCFGPSLVRGSGDERRDGRDAVALQPQINALIESLIVRHESVFPGQSELRGPVYEKCMTAEQDDCEPNAEEGDGEADVCKVEVEAGHPVNRSNSATGAQQKPTEVSKAAKSGPADHRRTASGPAGGSVLLCGAKAALQIPTGPHGRPRRIHSPGFARREQMHVSPEDVVKVDKEVCRQMDSVFKELVSKHALLEPSSSSPGGPKERRA from the exons ATGGCTTCCCACGTGAAGTTCAGGAAGGACAAGGTCGGCGTGCTGGACTACGACACACAAATTAAGG AGGTTCGCTGTCAGCTGGTGGAGCAACTGAAAGTGATGGACGTGCAGCTGGAGCAGAAGAGCCAACATCTGCACGACTTTGCCGACTACCTGCGACGGCGAAGCGAGATCGAGAGCGAGTACTCGCGATCCCTGGAAAAACTGGCTGAAAGGTTCACAAACAGGATTAAGAG GAAGGAGGCGAGCGGTCACTCTGTGGCCCAGATGTGGTTGGCGCTGCTGTCGCACACGCGCCAGGAGAGTAAAGACCACAACCAGCTGAGTGACGACTGCTCCGCTTTCCTCATCCAGCCGCTCTACCGTTGCCTGGAGTACACCCAAAGACTGGCCAAGAAG AGTAAAGACATCTGCACGCAGCTTCAGGACGGCCTGCTCAAGGTGACCGCGGCGCTTCAGACC GCGTGGCGAACGTATTCCCACTACCACGCCGACTACCTGTGCGCAGACGCCAAGTTAAAGGAGGCTGAGAAACAGGAGGAAAAGCAGAAGCAACACGCCAAGAAACTGGAGAGGCTCATTGAGAAG CGGCAAGGAAAGGTTCAAGATATTTACTTGAAGTGCAGCAAGGCCAGAAATGATTATCTGCTCAACTTGGCTGCTGCCAACGCTTCCATGAAGAAGTACTACCTCCGAGACATCTCCACCCTCATGGAT TGTGCGGATGTGGGCTACCACCTGTCTCTGGGCCGAGCGATGCGAGCCTATCTGTCCGGTCGGCGCCAGGTCCAGCAGAACTTGAGCTTTGGCCTGCAGCTTCTCCAGGACTCTGTGTCCGGGCTGGACCAGGGCCAGGACCGAGACTGCCTCCTGCAGGACCACCGCGTCGCCTTTTGTTTGCCCCTTGGCTTCCCCTACCAGCCTCACGATGGAGACCAG CTTTCTGAGATTAGCGCAGAGAGCAAGATGCGGTGTGAGCTGGAGACCAGATTCAAACAGATCCAGACCAGGCTGAGAGCAGTGGCGGAGGAAACGCAGGAG GCGAACAGGAGCATGTCAGCAGCCTTGTCTTCTTTCCTTGAAACATTGGCCGACATGGACTCTGAGCCGAACGACAGCCAGGAAGACGGCGCTGAGACCCCGCTACCCCGGCCCAACGTGGCTCGCCGCAGAGCTAACCAGCAAGAAATGGAGAACCTCTACCTcact AGAGTCAAAGAGTTCCTGGTCGGCACCTCTTTGGAGTCCAAGCTACAAGCCAAACATGACCTGCTGAAAGTGGCCGTGGAAAAAG GACAAGCATCAAATAGAAATCTGGCAAG TCGCAATGGAAAGTCTGCACGTGTTCCAAAAACTCCCTCCAGCGGCGAGGGTTTATTGCACAACCCCAAACTTTTCAGCGGTGACATGCTGTCCTTCATGCAG GCGTCAGGCCGTCAGATTCCAGCTGTGGTGGAAAGTTGCATCCGCTTCATCAATCTCAACG GCCTCCACCACGAAGGCATTTTCAGGGTGTCGGGCTCTCAGGTGGAAgtcaacaaattgagggatgcATTTGAGCGAG GAGGAGACCCTCTGGCCGAGCACGAATCCGACCTGGATTCTGTTGCAGGCGTGCTCAAGATGTATTTTCGAGATTTGAAGAATCCCCTTTTCCCTGCAGAGAGTCTCAGTCAGCTGCTGGACTACGCCC ACATAAAAAAGGATGGCGAGAGGGCCGATCAACTGAAAAGTGTCATCCGGTCCTTCCCCGAGCCGCTAATTGTCGTCATGAGATACCTCTTCGCTTTTCTCCATCA CGTGTCCCAGTACAGCGACGAGAACATGATGCAGCCGTACAACCTGGCCGTGTGCTTCGGTCCCAGCCTGGTCCGAGGGAGCGGGGACGAGCGGCGGGACGGGCGGGACGCAGTCGCCTTGCAGCCGCAGATCAACGCCCTGATCGAGAGCTTGATCGTCCGGCACGAGAGCGTCTTCCCCGGTCAGAGCGAGTTGCGAGGTCCCGTGTACGAGAAGTGCATGACGGCAGAACAAGATGACTG TGAGCCAAATGCGGAGGAAGGGGACGGCGAGGCAGACGTCTGCAAAGTTG AGGTGGAAGCGGGACACCCGGTCAATCGCAGTAACTCGGCCACGGGAGCCCAGCAGAAACCGACCGAGGTTTCTAAAGCCGCCAAGAGCGGACCGGCGGACCATCGCAGGACCGCGTCGGGACCGGCCGGAGGCAGCGTCCTCTTGTGCGGGGCAAAGGCTGCCCTCCAGATTCCCACCGGGCCCCATGGCCGACCGAGGAGGATCCACTCTCCCGGTTTTGCCCGTAGAGA ACAGATGCACGTCTCCCCTGAGGATGTCGTCAAAGTCGACAAG GAGGTGTGTCGCCAGATGGACTCGGTCTTCAAAGAGCTCGTCTCCAAGCACGCGCTGCTAgagccctcctcttcctctccaggCGGCCCGAAAGAGAGGAGGGCGTGA